Proteins co-encoded in one Arthrobacter alpinus genomic window:
- a CDS encoding DUF779 domain-containing protein: MDATPETLDAAITIPGETQSRVALSATAVELLQKLWASHGPLMFHQSGGCCDGSSPMCYPAGEFITAEADILLGLFDLPDCGPLEFWMSREQFNYWSHTHLTVDVVAGRGSGFSVEAPEGKRFLIRSRLVDGFVPAGR, translated from the coding sequence ATGGACGCCACCCCCGAAACCTTGGATGCAGCAATCACTATCCCGGGGGAAACACAGTCCCGCGTGGCCCTGAGTGCAACGGCTGTGGAATTGCTACAAAAATTGTGGGCCAGCCACGGCCCGTTGATGTTCCATCAGTCCGGGGGCTGCTGCGACGGCTCCTCCCCCATGTGCTATCCAGCGGGCGAATTCATCACGGCCGAGGCTGACATCCTGCTCGGACTCTTTGACCTGCCAGACTGCGGACCCTTGGAATTTTGGATGTCCCGCGAACAGTTCAACTACTGGTCCCACACGCATCTGACAGTGGATGTGGTGGCTGGACGCGGCAGCGGCTTCTCCGTCGAGGCGCCGGAAGGCAAACGCTTCCTGATACGTTCGCGCTTAGTGGACGGCTTCGTGCCGGCTGGGCGTTGA
- a CDS encoding Maf family protein → MTQTLILASASPSRAKLLTDAGITHRVLVSDVDEDAATAAAGPLSPAETALLLARTKAESVAASAPGALVIGCDSVFELDGTPYGKPWEREVARERWQLMRGRTGVLHTGHWLISTHDAGSLAGYGEVTSAAVTFEDITDAEIDAYVATGEPLQVAGAFTIDGLAGAFITGVEGDPHTVVGLSISTLRRLLGKHGVAITDFWA, encoded by the coding sequence ATGACCCAAACACTGATTCTGGCCTCCGCCTCCCCTTCGCGCGCCAAACTCCTCACCGATGCCGGCATTACCCACCGCGTGCTTGTTTCCGATGTTGACGAGGATGCGGCCACCGCAGCCGCCGGTCCGCTCTCCCCCGCCGAAACTGCCTTGCTCCTGGCCCGCACCAAGGCCGAATCCGTGGCCGCCTCTGCCCCCGGCGCCCTTGTCATCGGCTGCGACTCCGTCTTCGAGCTCGACGGCACCCCCTACGGCAAGCCCTGGGAGCGCGAGGTTGCGCGGGAGCGCTGGCAGTTGATGCGCGGGCGAACGGGTGTGCTCCATACTGGCCACTGGCTCATTTCCACGCACGACGCCGGATCCCTCGCTGGGTATGGAGAGGTCACTAGCGCCGCGGTCACCTTTGAGGACATCACGGACGCCGAGATTGACGCCTACGTTGCCACAGGCGAACCCTTGCAGGTTGCTGGCGCGTTCACTATAGACGGATTGGCGGGCGCCTTCATCACCGGCGTCGAAGGCGACCCGCATACAGTGGTTGGGCTGTCGATTTCCACCCTCCGCCGGCTATTGGGCAAGCACGGCGTCGCGATCACAGACTTCTGGGCCTGA
- a CDS encoding signal peptidase I: MSVINPAALSFGTSHDEAAVAQNIGGILRFIGRSVTYMLLLLVALVALVMVVVPIVTGAQTYTVLTSSMAPKYAPGTFMVVKPIAFAELRVGDIITYQIESGKPGVISHRIISIGAAQSGARVLTTKGDNNSLADSTPVQEVQVKGKLFYAVPYVGVIANAVGQDRDVILPVIAVGFIGFGAVSILRGALDKKRSGRNARHSL; encoded by the coding sequence ATGTCTGTCATCAACCCAGCAGCTCTCTCTTTTGGGACGAGCCACGATGAAGCCGCCGTTGCGCAAAACATAGGCGGGATTCTGCGCTTCATCGGCCGATCTGTGACCTATATGTTGTTGCTCCTGGTGGCTCTTGTTGCCTTGGTGATGGTGGTTGTTCCCATCGTCACCGGCGCGCAGACGTACACAGTGCTGACGAGTTCCATGGCGCCGAAATATGCTCCAGGCACCTTTATGGTGGTCAAGCCCATCGCGTTTGCTGAGTTGCGCGTCGGAGATATCATCACCTACCAGATCGAGTCCGGGAAGCCCGGGGTTATCTCACACCGAATCATCTCCATTGGAGCCGCCCAGTCAGGTGCACGCGTCCTGACTACCAAGGGAGATAACAATTCCCTCGCGGATTCAACTCCGGTGCAAGAAGTGCAAGTCAAGGGGAAATTGTTCTACGCAGTCCCGTATGTTGGCGTCATCGCCAATGCCGTAGGCCAAGACCGGGACGTTATTCTCCCAGTCATTGCAGTGGGTTTCATCGGCTTTGGTGCAGTGAGTATCCTCAGGGGGGCGCTCGATAAGAAGCGGTCTGGGCGCAACGCCAGGCACAGTCTCTGA
- a CDS encoding Hpt domain-containing protein produces MVNATAPLVCIETLLELEESLGGERHLTRSFVSQYIEMWPQRFDRIYTAIVSGNNADALDSALSLRSSALMVGAAQLGELTNDLIQLLDCRSHPEATRKMASLLSCGNQTVGHLRTLCLCLDKP; encoded by the coding sequence ATGGTCAATGCCACGGCGCCGCTAGTCTGCATCGAGACTCTCCTGGAATTGGAAGAATCCTTAGGTGGCGAAAGGCATCTAACTCGAAGCTTTGTGAGCCAGTATATAGAAATGTGGCCCCAGCGTTTTGACCGCATTTATACCGCCATTGTTTCCGGCAACAATGCGGACGCACTGGATTCAGCTCTGAGTCTGCGAAGTTCGGCCTTGATGGTGGGCGCAGCCCAGCTCGGCGAACTAACCAATGATCTCATTCAGCTTTTAGACTGCCGTAGCCATCCGGAAGCGACAAGGAAAATGGCCTCGCTGCTGTCGTGCGGAAATCAAACCGTTGGGCACTTGCGAACTTTGTGCCTCTGTTTAGACAAGCCATAA
- a CDS encoding winged helix-turn-helix domain-containing protein — protein MDGTELELTRTEFYILHVLVNSGKQVRTKSDLMRRLHGDEYDGGTLISDADEGSPEVRFGSLGAVGPFLEA, from the coding sequence GTGGATGGAACGGAACTTGAGTTGACCCGCACCGAATTCTATATTCTGCACGTCCTCGTAAACAGCGGAAAACAGGTACGTACAAAGTCAGATTTGATGCGTCGACTCCACGGGGACGAATATGACGGGGGAACCCTCATCAGTGACGCTGATGAGGGTTCCCCTGAGGTCCGCTTCGGATCCCTCGGAGCTGTGGGCCCTTTTTTGGAAGCTTAG
- a CDS encoding alternate-type signal peptide domain-containing protein: protein MNKMAKGVITTGVGIVLLVGGGGTLATWNQAQSASMGKVVAGDLNLVPASAGVWTNASGTVVNVANYKVVPGDTLSYSQPLNLTLAGDLMVAHLAVTGASAADGFGTNATVSATTLTKSDSKVVAATADLHPADSGVVTASTTFTFNKSTTGRDAASASVDLSGIGYSLVQQAPVDTNNK from the coding sequence ATGAACAAGATGGCTAAAGGCGTAATCACAACCGGTGTTGGCATCGTCCTGCTGGTAGGCGGCGGCGGAACACTGGCCACCTGGAATCAGGCACAGAGTGCTTCCATGGGAAAAGTTGTTGCCGGCGATTTGAACTTGGTTCCTGCCAGCGCAGGGGTGTGGACCAACGCCTCTGGCACCGTGGTCAACGTTGCCAATTACAAGGTAGTTCCCGGAGACACCTTGAGCTATTCGCAGCCGCTGAACCTCACTCTTGCTGGTGATTTGATGGTTGCTCATCTGGCCGTAACGGGAGCCTCCGCTGCAGACGGTTTCGGTACCAACGCAACGGTATCGGCCACCACGCTGACCAAGAGTGACAGCAAGGTTGTTGCTGCGACGGCTGATCTGCATCCAGCAGATAGCGGAGTTGTGACGGCCTCCACCACCTTTACGTTCAACAAATCAACCACGGGCCGCGATGCTGCTTCAGCGTCAGTTGACCTCAGTGGCATTGGTTACTCGCTGGTACAGCAAGCCCCTGTGGATACCAACAACAAGTAA
- the adhP gene encoding alcohol dehydrogenase AdhP, whose translation MHAAVVKEFGAPLSVEEYPLPTPGPGQALIKLISSGVCHTDLHAAEGDWPVKPSPPFVPGHEGVGDVVALGEGVTSLAIGDRVGNAWLWSACGDCEYCRTGWETLCESQQNGGYSVDGSFGEYMLVNAEFAPRIPEGADPVEIAPVLCAGVTVYKGLKMTEARPGQWVVISGIGGLGHIAVQYAVAMGLRVAAVDIAEDKLALARKHGAEITVNAMTEDPVKAIQAKTGGVHGVLVTAVHPAAFGQAIGMTRRGGTIVFNGLPPGDFPAPIFDVVLKGLTIRGSIVGTRQDMEEAIDFYARGLIHPTVSTRNLGEINEVLDEMRGGKIDGRVVIKY comes from the coding sequence ATGCATGCAGCAGTTGTTAAAGAATTCGGCGCGCCCCTCAGTGTTGAGGAATACCCGCTTCCCACCCCCGGGCCGGGCCAAGCCCTCATCAAGTTGATTTCAAGCGGGGTCTGCCACACGGATCTTCATGCCGCCGAGGGCGACTGGCCCGTCAAGCCGAGCCCGCCGTTTGTCCCCGGGCACGAAGGCGTGGGCGACGTGGTGGCTCTCGGCGAGGGCGTCACCTCCCTAGCCATTGGCGACCGGGTGGGTAACGCCTGGCTGTGGAGCGCCTGCGGCGACTGTGAGTACTGCCGCACCGGGTGGGAGACTCTGTGTGAATCCCAGCAAAATGGCGGCTACAGCGTGGACGGCTCCTTCGGTGAATACATGCTGGTGAATGCCGAGTTTGCCCCGCGCATTCCTGAGGGCGCTGATCCCGTGGAGATCGCACCAGTACTATGTGCCGGAGTTACGGTCTACAAGGGCTTGAAGATGACCGAGGCCCGTCCCGGCCAGTGGGTTGTCATTTCCGGTATCGGCGGTCTAGGCCACATCGCCGTCCAGTACGCCGTGGCCATGGGTCTGCGCGTCGCCGCTGTGGATATTGCCGAGGACAAGCTGGCCCTGGCCCGTAAGCACGGGGCCGAAATTACTGTCAATGCAATGACCGAGGATCCGGTGAAGGCCATCCAGGCAAAGACCGGTGGTGTCCACGGCGTGCTTGTCACGGCAGTGCACCCGGCAGCGTTTGGCCAGGCGATTGGTATGACCCGGCGCGGCGGCACCATCGTGTTCAACGGGCTTCCCCCGGGCGACTTCCCCGCCCCCATCTTTGATGTGGTGCTCAAGGGCCTGACAATCCGCGGCTCCATTGTGGGCACCCGCCAGGACATGGAGGAAGCCATTGATTTCTATGCTCGCGGCCTGATCCATCCCACGGTTTCCACCCGCAACCTGGGCGAAATCAACGAGGTGTTGGATGAGATGCGTGGCGGCAAGATCGACGGCCGGGTAGTCATCAAGTACTAG
- a CDS encoding sodium-dependent transporter has protein sequence MTTSPAGGGGKAAPAPRETFSSRKLFILSAIGSAVGLGNIWRFPYVAYENGGGAFLIPYLVALLCAGIPLLFLDYSIGHRFRGSAPLSYRRLHRAAEPIGWWQVLICFVIAIYYAAIIAWAAMYTWFSVTKAWGDDAEGFFFGDYLQSADQAGLSFEFVSNVFFPMLAVWVVAIVIMVAGVNKGISRANAVFLPLLVIMFVILVVQSLFLDGAMVGLNAFFTPEWSALQNPSVWAAAFGHIFFSLSVAFGIMVTYSSYLKRKTDLTGSGMVVAFANSGFEILAGIGVFAALGFMSVTSGKPVDEVASGGIGLAFVAFPTIVSEAPFGAVLGVMFFGSLVFAGLTSLISILEVIVAAFQDKLGWSRKSATLIVTIPIAVISLVLFPTTTGIHLLDTSDAFVNQFGILACALVAVIVISAGLSSLPRLQQHLNRTSTIKMGTGWRIVVGGIVPVALGYMLINEIQTKSSEQYSGYPAWFNGVFGWGMAGALIVGAVLLSLIPWSEKSKLKDPEYEAFNAAAELEGDVDNNIKELKS, from the coding sequence ATGACTACCTCACCCGCAGGCGGGGGCGGAAAAGCCGCTCCAGCCCCTCGAGAGACATTCTCCTCGCGAAAACTCTTCATCCTCTCAGCCATCGGATCCGCCGTTGGACTGGGCAACATCTGGCGATTCCCTTATGTCGCCTATGAAAATGGTGGCGGCGCTTTCCTGATTCCCTATCTGGTTGCACTGCTGTGCGCCGGTATCCCGCTATTGTTCCTTGACTACTCGATTGGCCACCGCTTCCGCGGCTCGGCACCCCTGTCCTACCGCCGCTTGCACCGTGCGGCGGAGCCCATCGGTTGGTGGCAGGTATTGATCTGCTTCGTCATTGCCATCTACTACGCCGCGATCATTGCCTGGGCGGCCATGTATACGTGGTTCTCGGTCACGAAAGCCTGGGGCGACGACGCCGAAGGCTTCTTCTTCGGAGACTACCTGCAGTCAGCCGATCAGGCCGGCTTGTCCTTTGAATTCGTCTCCAATGTCTTCTTCCCCATGCTGGCAGTCTGGGTTGTGGCCATTGTGATCATGGTGGCCGGCGTTAACAAGGGCATCTCACGCGCCAACGCCGTGTTCTTGCCGCTGTTGGTGATCATGTTCGTGATCCTTGTGGTGCAGTCACTGTTCCTTGACGGGGCCATGGTGGGCTTGAACGCCTTCTTCACCCCGGAATGGTCTGCCCTGCAGAACCCGAGCGTCTGGGCAGCTGCCTTTGGCCACATCTTCTTCTCCCTTTCGGTGGCCTTTGGCATCATGGTCACTTACTCTTCCTACCTCAAGCGCAAGACCGACTTGACCGGTTCGGGCATGGTTGTAGCGTTCGCCAACTCCGGATTCGAGATCCTCGCCGGTATTGGCGTTTTCGCAGCTCTGGGCTTCATGTCAGTGACCTCCGGAAAACCCGTGGATGAGGTGGCCTCCGGTGGCATCGGGCTGGCTTTCGTGGCCTTCCCAACTATCGTTTCCGAAGCACCTTTTGGGGCGGTGCTGGGCGTCATGTTCTTTGGATCTCTAGTCTTTGCCGGATTGACCTCGCTGATATCCATTCTCGAAGTCATCGTTGCGGCCTTCCAAGACAAACTTGGGTGGAGCCGTAAGAGTGCCACCTTGATTGTCACCATCCCGATAGCTGTGATCTCACTGGTCCTGTTCCCGACCACCACCGGTATCCACTTGCTGGATACCTCTGACGCGTTCGTGAACCAGTTCGGCATTCTGGCCTGTGCACTTGTCGCCGTCATCGTGATCTCTGCCGGGCTCAGCAGCCTCCCGCGACTCCAGCAGCACCTGAACCGGACCTCCACCATCAAGATGGGTACTGGCTGGCGCATTGTTGTCGGTGGCATCGTGCCGGTGGCCCTGGGCTACATGCTCATCAATGAGATCCAGACCAAGAGCTCCGAACAGTACTCAGGCTACCCAGCCTGGTTCAACGGTGTCTTCGGCTGGGGTATGGCTGGTGCGCTGATTGTGGGCGCCGTGCTGCTCTCGCTGATCCCTTGGAGCGAGAAATCCAAGCTCAAGGATCCCGAATATGAAGCGTTCAATGCCGCCGCGGAACTTGAGGGCGACGTGGACAACAACATCAAGGAGTTGAAGTCATGA
- a CDS encoding transcriptional regulator: MSPEAAHQDPPAKQNQQEQQEQQDNQVAEAPQHPRHELSEVLHQPVRFSIAAALSKTETMDFKDLRNTIQVSDSVLSKQLSHLEKAGYVTIKKGFVGKFPRTSVSLSADGQQAWEHHIATLRLIAGG; encoded by the coding sequence ATGAGCCCCGAAGCAGCACACCAGGATCCACCCGCCAAGCAAAACCAGCAAGAGCAGCAAGAGCAGCAAGACAACCAGGTAGCTGAAGCGCCGCAACACCCCCGGCACGAACTCAGCGAAGTCCTGCACCAGCCTGTCAGGTTCTCCATCGCTGCGGCGCTGTCTAAAACGGAGACCATGGATTTCAAGGACCTACGCAACACCATCCAGGTGAGTGATTCGGTGCTCAGCAAGCAGCTTTCGCACTTGGAGAAGGCCGGCTACGTGACGATTAAGAAGGGCTTCGTGGGCAAGTTCCCCCGCACTTCGGTAAGCCTCAGTGCGGATGGGCAACAGGCCTGGGAACATCACATCGCCACGTTGCGCCTCATCGCAGGGGGCTAA
- a CDS encoding methionine/alanine import family NSS transporter small subunit, whose product MTPVAITMMIIAMLTVWGGLALSMWNLARHPEDEDELPGPEEMPHEL is encoded by the coding sequence ATGACCCCGGTAGCCATCACCATGATGATCATTGCCATGTTGACTGTGTGGGGCGGTTTGGCCCTGTCCATGTGGAACCTCGCGCGTCACCCGGAAGACGAAGACGAGCTTCCCGGCCCCGAGGAAATGCCGCACGAACTCTAG
- a CDS encoding acetyl/propionyl/methylcrotonyl-CoA carboxylase subunit alpha, producing MSISPSVPAHKLSKVLIANRGEIAVRIIRAARDEGIASVAVYAEPDREALHVRMADEAFALGGSTAADSYLVMEKILDAAKASGADSIHPGYGFLSENADFAQKVIDAGLLWIGPSPASIAALGDKVQARHIAEKVGAPLVPGTKNPVESTQEVLDFADEFGLPLAIKAAYGGGGRGIKVVRTREEIPELYESAVREAVAAFGRGECFVERFLDAPRHVETQCLADAAGNVVVVSTRDCSLQRRNQKLVEEAPAPFLTDAQNAQLYAASKAILTEAKYQGAGTCEFLVGTDGTISFLEVNTRLQVEHPVSEEVTGLDMVREQFRIARGEDLGYSDPEVRGHSLEFRINGEDAGRGFMPAPGTVSTLTLPTGPGVRVDSGITAGEVIGGNFDSMLAKLIVTGATREQAIQRANRALAEMDIGGMPTVLPFHRAVVADPAFAPTDGKPFTIHTRWIETEFNNTIPAFDLASAAGVADDAGTRQSVTVEVGGKRLEVTLPSSFAVSNGSGAATKKVKKAGRNRNAGPAAANGNALTSPMQGTIVKVAVVDGDVVTEGDLIVVLEAMKMEQPLTAHRSGTVTGLNAAAGDTVSAGAVLATIED from the coding sequence GTGAGCATTTCACCATCTGTCCCGGCGCACAAGCTGAGCAAAGTACTGATCGCCAACCGCGGCGAAATTGCCGTCCGGATTATCCGGGCAGCCCGCGACGAAGGCATCGCCTCCGTTGCCGTTTACGCCGAGCCAGACCGTGAAGCGCTGCACGTGCGCATGGCTGATGAAGCATTCGCACTGGGTGGCTCAACGGCTGCCGACTCCTACTTGGTCATGGAGAAGATCCTGGACGCCGCCAAGGCTTCGGGTGCCGATTCCATCCACCCCGGCTACGGATTCCTGTCCGAAAACGCTGATTTCGCGCAGAAAGTCATCGACGCCGGTCTGCTCTGGATTGGCCCCTCCCCCGCATCTATTGCGGCTCTGGGCGACAAAGTTCAGGCTCGCCACATCGCTGAAAAGGTGGGCGCACCGCTGGTTCCTGGCACCAAGAACCCGGTGGAGTCCACCCAGGAAGTGCTCGACTTCGCCGATGAATTCGGTCTGCCCCTGGCCATCAAGGCCGCTTACGGTGGTGGCGGCCGTGGAATCAAGGTTGTCCGCACCCGTGAAGAAATCCCTGAACTGTACGAGTCTGCAGTCCGTGAAGCCGTCGCAGCCTTTGGTCGCGGCGAGTGCTTCGTAGAGCGCTTCCTTGACGCGCCACGCCACGTGGAAACCCAGTGTCTGGCCGACGCCGCAGGCAATGTTGTGGTGGTCTCCACCAGGGACTGCTCACTCCAGCGTCGCAACCAGAAGCTGGTTGAAGAGGCTCCAGCCCCGTTCCTGACTGACGCTCAGAACGCCCAGCTGTACGCGGCGTCCAAGGCCATCTTAACCGAAGCCAAGTACCAAGGCGCCGGCACCTGCGAATTCCTCGTCGGCACCGACGGCACCATCTCCTTCCTCGAGGTCAACACCCGTCTGCAGGTTGAGCACCCCGTTTCTGAAGAAGTCACCGGCCTTGACATGGTTCGCGAGCAGTTCCGGATCGCTCGCGGCGAGGATCTCGGGTACAGCGATCCCGAAGTCCGTGGACACTCGCTGGAATTCCGTATCAACGGTGAGGACGCCGGCCGCGGCTTCATGCCCGCCCCCGGCACCGTCTCCACCCTGACCCTACCCACCGGCCCCGGCGTCCGTGTCGATTCCGGGATCACGGCCGGAGAGGTCATCGGCGGCAACTTTGATTCCATGCTGGCCAAGCTCATCGTCACCGGCGCCACTCGCGAGCAGGCCATCCAGCGCGCCAACCGCGCCCTGGCCGAGATGGACATCGGCGGCATGCCCACCGTGCTCCCCTTCCACCGCGCAGTAGTGGCCGATCCCGCCTTCGCACCGACCGACGGCAAGCCGTTCACCATCCACACGCGCTGGATCGAGACGGAGTTCAACAACACCATCCCGGCCTTCGACCTAGCCTCGGCTGCAGGTGTCGCGGACGACGCCGGCACGCGCCAGAGCGTTACCGTCGAGGTGGGCGGCAAACGGCTTGAGGTGACGCTTCCGTCGTCGTTCGCTGTCAGCAACGGTTCCGGCGCGGCGACCAAGAAGGTCAAGAAGGCCGGGCGTAACCGCAACGCAGGTCCGGCAGCCGCCAACGGCAACGCGCTGACCTCTCCCATGCAGGGCACCATTGTGAAGGTTGCCGTCGTCGATGGTGACGTGGTGACTGAGGGTGATCTGATAGTGGTCCTGGAGGCCATGAAGATGGAACAGCCGCTCACCGCGCACCGCTCAGGTACCGTCACCGGCCTGAATGCAGCCGCCGGGGACACTGTTTCTGCCGGTGCCGTACTGGCCACCATCGAGGACTAA